GGAGGATCACGTCGGCTATCCCACATGGGAAGAAACCGAAGCTGTGCGCGCGACGAAGGAATTTTTCACCAACCCGCGCGCTGCGTTGGACTTAGTCTTCGGTGACAGTCTCCATCCGGATCTTCCGGGGGCGAGTGCCGCCGCGCGTTATCAAGATGCCGAGGAGACCGATCGTCCACACAACAAGCACAGCTAGCGCGGCGTAGCGGAAATCCCCCCATACAAAGGCCGTGCCGCCGGAGTGCTTATCCAGCATGATTCCGAAGATCTGCGCGGCAATCATGCCGGCGGTAAATCCACCCATATTGGCAAGACCGGTGGCTGTTGCCACGACATTGCGGTCCAAGGTTTCGCGAATCTGGTCGAAACCATAGTTCGAGGATGGCGAGGACAGCGCCATCAGAATCATCATCGCGATGATAACGGCGAGCCCGCGTGGGCTTGGCGAGGAAAAGAACCACAGCCATGCCAGAAGGTGCAGCAGGGAAAGGACAAACGCGGAGATATCGCGGTGACGGCCTGACAGTGAAGACAAGCGACCGTGGAATGGGCTGACGATGATCATCGCAATGGAGTTAATGGTCAACACCATGCCGGCTTGGGCCGACGAAAAGCCCATGGCTTCGGTCATCATCGGCACGCCCCACATCATGATGAAGACGAGGTTGGCGTGCAGGCCGGCGTAGTGAATGAAAAAGCCTTGCCACGTCGCGCGCGAGCTTAAAGCCAGCTTCATGCGCTGGCCGATGGACAGTGCGGGCTCGTCTTTTTCTACCGATGGTTCGGAATATACGCCGGCAGATTCAGGCGAGTCCGCCACCGCAATCGCAGCCACGATGGCAATAAGAATGACAACAGAGCCCAAAGAAACAAAGGCAATGGTCCAGCCAGTAGCGTGCAGTAGCCACAAAAATGGCACGGCAGACAGGAATTGGCCGAGCTGGCCAAAGGCTGCTGTTACGGCCGTAAACATCGGGGTGCGATGCAGTGGGAACCAAAATGGCAACAGCCGCATAACCGACAGGAAGGCGGTTGCGTCACCGGCACCGATGAGCACACGCGCGCCGATGGCAACACCATAAGAGGTAGTTAGGCCCAGGATTAGCTGGCCGATGCCCATGATGATGGCGCCGATAACTAGCAGCCTGCGCGGGCCGAAGCGGTCGATTAATATTCCTGTCGGAACTTGGGCGAGAGCATAAGTACCAATCTGCATTGAGGCAAAGACCGCGATGCGGGAGGCGTCGACATCGAAACGCTCAATAGCTTCAACACCTGCAACACCGAAGGATGTACGGC
This region of Corynebacterium casei LMG S-19264 genomic DNA includes:
- a CDS encoding MFS transporter: MSNPEFEKDPRPNPREVVTTKALTVWIAALSVYVGAIFGRTSFGVAGVEAIERFDVDASRIAVFASMQIGTYALAQVPTGILIDRFGPRRLLVIGAIIMGIGQLILGLTTSYGVAIGARVLIGAGDATAFLSVMRLLPFWFPLHRTPMFTAVTAAFGQLGQFLSAVPFLWLLHATGWTIAFVSLGSVVILIAIVAAIAVADSPESAGVYSEPSVEKDEPALSIGQRMKLALSSRATWQGFFIHYAGLHANLVFIMMWGVPMMTEAMGFSSAQAGMVLTINSIAMIIVSPFHGRLSSLSGRHRDISAFVLSLLHLLAWLWFFSSPSPRGLAVIIAMMILMALSSPSSNYGFDQIRETLDRNVVATATGLANMGGFTAGMIAAQIFGIMLDKHSGGTAFVWGDFRYAALAVLVVWTIGLLGILITRGGTRPRKIRMETVTED